One window of the Methylovirgula sp. HY1 genome contains the following:
- a CDS encoding ferritin-like domain-containing protein, which translates to MGLFSKDIKTMNDLFVHQLKDMYYAEKQITEALPKMMEKTTSPELKLGFQNHLAETNEQVKRLEMIFRMQGISLEEVTCPAIDGIIKEANVVSADVTDKSVLDAALVAAAQTVEHYEIARYGTLIAWAKELGRVDCVKILEQSLEEEKATDRKLTMLAENRINRAAA; encoded by the coding sequence ATGGGTCTTTTCAGCAAAGACATCAAGACGATGAATGATCTCTTTGTGCATCAGCTGAAGGACATGTATTATGCTGAGAAGCAGATCACCGAAGCGCTGCCGAAAATGATGGAAAAGACGACGTCACCTGAACTGAAATTGGGCTTCCAGAATCATCTGGCCGAAACCAATGAGCAGGTGAAACGTCTCGAGATGATTTTCCGCATGCAGGGTATCTCGCTCGAAGAAGTCACCTGTCCGGCGATCGACGGGATTATCAAGGAAGCCAATGTGGTGTCTGCCGATGTCACCGACAAATCGGTGCTGGATGCGGCGCTCGTCGCGGCGGCGCAGACGGTCGAACATTACGAGATCGCGCGCTATGGCACCTTGATCGCGTGGGCGAAGGAGCTTGGCCGCGTCGACTGCGTGAAAATTCTGGAGCAGTCGCTCGAAGAGGAAAAGGCGACGGATAGGAAGCTGACCATGTTAGCTGAAAATCGGATCAACCGCGCCGCAGCGTAA
- the ligD gene encoding DNA ligase D yields the protein MALETYRQKRDFTTSPEPRGVKAKQRNAGAIFVVQKHAARRLHYDFRLEMDGVLKSWAVTRGPSLVPGEKRLAVHVEDHPLAYGDFEGTIPKGEYGGGSVIVWDRGHWTPIGDPHKGYDKGHLEFALDGEKLRGRWHLIRMRGRPREKTENWLLIKGDDEAARAADAADILAEQPQSVKTGRKVEALAGEPPGWSSKTGKIDPAPKLRRAKGDDPLPPDPSDLKGAKKGALPSFVPPALATLVSKAPAGGRWIHEIKYDGYRLEVRIEAGRVKLLTRSGLDWTKKFGQPLIEAFAALPVVKALIDGELVVENDAGASDFSALQAALSDNRSDGFIFYAFDLLYLDGYDLRGVALSLRKEMLAQLLAGAPALLRMSAHFDQDGELIRRHACRLSLEGIVSKLRNAPYRSGRSKDWVKSKCAERQEFVIAGFVPSSVARKSIGSLVLGYYERNRLINAGRVGTGFTAAVAADLYERLAKIRVSECPFARRLTSAQARQVVYVKPQLVAEVEFRGWTADRNLRHASFRGLREDKPAAEIIREHASDPAEVQPKASVRLTHPDRLYWPEAGVTKEGLADYYAGVWKHMAPFVVGRPLSLLRCPGGIAEPCFFQKHAWKGMGRAIHVVPDPLNGSSGEELLSIEDLDGLISLVQGGVLEIHPWGATLAALEQPDMIIMDLDPGEGVAWADVITAAKELRERLAKFGLASFVKTSGGKGLHVVAPLVPSLGWNEVKAFTKRMAQAMAADRPDRYVATITKSKRDGKILIDYLRNGRGATAVAAYSTRARAGAPVSMPLAWDELSPDIGPAYFSVANALTRLEQIGRDPWGDFHRAAVPLAESETARSKSSSRSKASKPTVLKAAPSKRGSGGRSRKAS from the coding sequence ATGGCGCTCGAAACCTATCGGCAAAAGCGGGATTTCACGACATCGCCGGAGCCGCGCGGCGTAAAGGCGAAACAGCGGAATGCGGGCGCAATTTTTGTCGTCCAGAAACATGCGGCGCGGCGGCTGCATTATGATTTTCGGCTTGAAATGGATGGCGTCTTGAAAAGCTGGGCAGTGACGCGCGGACCCAGCCTCGTGCCCGGTGAAAAGCGCCTCGCCGTTCATGTCGAAGATCATCCGCTCGCCTATGGCGATTTCGAGGGCACGATTCCGAAAGGCGAATATGGTGGCGGCAGCGTCATCGTCTGGGATCGCGGCCATTGGACGCCGATCGGCGATCCGCATAAGGGCTATGACAAGGGCCATCTGGAATTCGCGCTCGATGGCGAAAAACTTCGGGGTCGCTGGCATTTGATCAGGATGCGCGGCAGGCCGCGCGAGAAGACAGAAAATTGGCTGCTGATCAAAGGCGATGACGAAGCCGCTCGCGCGGCGGATGCCGCCGATATTTTGGCAGAACAGCCACAATCCGTAAAAACCGGCCGCAAAGTCGAAGCGCTCGCGGGCGAGCCGCCCGGCTGGTCGTCGAAGACAGGCAAGATCGATCCCGCGCCCAAGTTGCGTCGCGCGAAAGGGGATGACCCATTGCCTCCCGATCCGTCCGATCTGAAGGGCGCGAAGAAGGGCGCTTTGCCGAGTTTCGTGCCTCCGGCGCTTGCGACTTTGGTGAGCAAGGCGCCGGCGGGCGGGCGCTGGATTCACGAGATCAAATATGACGGCTATCGTCTCGAAGTGCGGATCGAGGCGGGCAGGGTCAAGCTGCTGACGCGCAGCGGTCTCGATTGGACGAAGAAATTCGGCCAGCCGCTGATCGAAGCTTTCGCGGCCTTGCCCGTGGTGAAGGCCTTGATCGACGGTGAGTTGGTCGTCGAAAATGATGCCGGCGCTTCAGATTTTTCCGCGCTGCAGGCAGCGTTGAGCGATAATCGCAGCGATGGGTTCATCTTCTATGCCTTCGATCTTCTGTATCTCGACGGCTATGATTTGCGGGGCGTCGCCTTGAGCCTGCGCAAGGAGATGCTGGCGCAACTGCTTGCAGGTGCGCCAGCCTTGCTGCGCATGAGCGCGCATTTCGACCAGGATGGTGAGCTCATTCGTCGTCATGCCTGCCGGCTCAGCCTCGAAGGGATCGTCTCGAAGCTGCGCAATGCTCCCTATCGCTCTGGCCGAAGCAAGGACTGGGTGAAATCAAAATGCGCCGAACGGCAAGAATTCGTCATCGCCGGCTTCGTGCCGTCGAGCGTCGCGCGCAAGTCCATCGGCTCTCTCGTCCTCGGCTATTATGAAAGGAACAGACTGATCAACGCGGGGCGAGTCGGCACCGGCTTCACTGCCGCAGTCGCGGCGGATCTCTATGAGCGGCTCGCCAAGATCCGTGTTTCGGAATGTCCTTTCGCGCGCCGTCTCACCAGCGCGCAGGCGCGGCAGGTCGTCTATGTCAAACCGCAACTGGTGGCGGAAGTGGAGTTTCGCGGCTGGACTGCCGATCGCAATCTTCGGCACGCATCATTCCGCGGGCTGCGCGAGGACAAGCCTGCGGCCGAGATCATCCGCGAACATGCGTCCGATCCAGCCGAGGTGCAGCCGAAAGCTTCGGTGCGTCTCACGCATCCCGACCGGCTCTATTGGCCCGAGGCTGGTGTGACCAAGGAAGGCCTCGCCGATTATTACGCCGGCGTGTGGAAGCACATGGCGCCCTTTGTCGTCGGACGTCCGCTTTCTTTGCTGCGCTGTCCTGGCGGCATCGCGGAACCATGCTTCTTTCAAAAACATGCTTGGAAAGGGATGGGCCGCGCCATCCATGTCGTGCCGGATCCGTTAAATGGGTCTTCGGGCGAGGAGCTTCTTTCGATCGAGGATCTTGATGGGCTCATTAGCCTGGTTCAGGGCGGCGTGCTGGAGATCCATCCCTGGGGCGCTACGCTCGCGGCGCTGGAGCAGCCGGACATGATCATCATGGATCTCGATCCCGGTGAGGGCGTCGCCTGGGCGGATGTGATTACGGCGGCGAAGGAGCTGCGTGAGCGCCTCGCGAAATTTGGCTTGGCGAGCTTTGTGAAGACTTCGGGCGGCAAAGGCCTGCATGTTGTCGCGCCGCTCGTCCCAAGCCTCGGTTGGAACGAGGTCAAGGCCTTTACAAAGCGCATGGCCCAAGCAATGGCAGCCGATCGTCCGGATCGTTATGTCGCGACGATCACCAAATCGAAACGGGACGGCAAAATCCTGATCGACTATCTCCGCAACGGTCGCGGTGCCACGGCAGTTGCAGCCTATTCGACGCGCGCGCGCGCGGGCGCGCCGGTGTCCATGCCGCTTGCCTGGGACGAACTCAGCCCCGACATTGGGCCAGCCTATTTCTCGGTCGCCAATGCGCTGACGCGCTTAGAGCAGATCGGGCGCGATCCCTGGGGCGATTTTCACCGCGCCGCAGTTCCGCTGGCGGAGTCGGAAACGGCGCGGTCTAAGTCCTCCTCAAGATCCAAAGCTTCAAAGCCTACGGTTTTGAAAGCTGCACCGTCGAAACGCGGCTCGGGCGGGAGATCGCGGAAGGCCTCGTGA
- a CDS encoding amino acid ABC transporter substrate-binding protein, which yields MKYAGAALAAAAILAVSGAPVRAEDVITLGASVQLTGSSANIGRYYRDAYNLTLDKINAAGGIKIGGKSYRLALKLLDNQSDVNLSIRQYVQLISSDKVNFLLGPFASNFALSDSSVAEKYQIPMVQGGGASTQIYSRHYRYIFGTLPSADDYYASTVDMFGKLDPKPRTVALVAADDSFDVSVANGTRKLLQAAGMKIAVDETYREGSSDFSSTLAQIKAANVDAILWSGHETEALNFIRQMKSLNANPKDYYGFTVGVPTEDFRKALGKDADYAFGMTSWLPSESLKDRWFGDAAAFAAAYRAKYGYDPDYHAASGAADVETFAIALEKAGALDPKRVRDAIAGISFDSLYAHIKYGENGQIVLPQIVIQIQNGKLVPIYTDKFINKPQYPIPAWDKRG from the coding sequence ATGAAATACGCAGGTGCAGCTCTGGCCGCCGCGGCCATTCTCGCAGTGTCGGGCGCGCCGGTGCGGGCCGAAGACGTCATCACGCTCGGCGCCTCCGTCCAATTGACGGGATCGAGTGCGAATATCGGGCGCTACTACCGCGACGCCTATAATCTTACCCTCGACAAGATCAATGCGGCCGGCGGCATCAAGATCGGCGGCAAATCATATAGGTTGGCTCTGAAACTTCTCGACAATCAGTCGGACGTCAATCTCAGCATCCGGCAATATGTTCAGCTCATCAGCTCCGACAAGGTCAATTTTCTGCTGGGGCCATTCGCCTCGAATTTCGCGCTGAGCGACAGTTCGGTCGCAGAGAAATATCAGATCCCGATGGTGCAGGGCGGCGGCGCCTCGACGCAGATCTATAGCCGCCATTATAGATATATTTTCGGGACCCTGCCGTCGGCGGATGATTATTATGCTTCGACGGTCGACATGTTCGGCAAGCTCGATCCGAAACCGCGGACGGTCGCTCTCGTCGCCGCGGACGATAGTTTCGACGTTTCTGTTGCCAATGGCACGCGCAAGCTTCTTCAAGCGGCCGGTATGAAGATCGCCGTCGACGAGACCTACAGGGAAGGCAGTTCCGACTTTTCGTCGACTCTCGCGCAGATCAAGGCCGCGAATGTCGATGCCATCTTATGGAGCGGGCATGAGACGGAGGCGCTCAACTTCATTCGCCAGATGAAAAGCCTCAACGCCAATCCGAAGGATTATTACGGCTTCACCGTCGGGGTGCCGACTGAAGATTTCCGTAAGGCATTGGGCAAGGATGCGGATTACGCTTTCGGCATGACCTCATGGCTGCCGTCCGAAAGTTTGAAAGACCGTTGGTTCGGCGATGCGGCGGCCTTCGCTGCGGCCTATAGAGCGAAATATGGCTATGATCCCGACTATCATGCGGCCTCCGGCGCCGCCGACGTCGAGACCTTCGCCATTGCCCTCGAAAAGGCAGGCGCGCTCGATCCAAAGCGCGTACGTGATGCGATCGCCGGCATCAGCTTCGATAGCCTCTATGCGCATATCAAATATGGCGAGAATGGCCAGATCGTGCTGCCGCAGATCGTCATCCAGATTCAGAACGGCAAGCTTGTCCCGATTTATACGGATAAATTCATCAACAAGCCGCAATATCCAATTCCCGCCTGGGACAAGCGGGGCTGA
- a CDS encoding NRAMP family divalent metal transporter — protein MSTQKHSNNENLFRRFLNILGPGLITGAADDDPSGIATYSQTGAQFGYGQLWIAVFTLPLMTAIQEACARIGLVTGKGIVAVVKERYGMKMTVGVVLLVLVANTINIGADIGAMAAAAQLVAPVSFVVATLGFTTIILVLEIFTSYRVYAKILKWLALSLLSYVVTVFIVNEPWLTLLRATFVPHIEFNFAFLFIITGVIGTTISPYMFIWEASEEVEDARERHLLRGGKRPKLGWSDIRRMRLDNFIGMLSSNVVSWCIIVTTATVLHGNGITNIATSADAAKAIEPLVHSFPHAGHVAKVIFAVGVIGLGLLAVPVLSGSASYAVAEAFNWRASLAYKLNRAHGFYGVITIATLVGLLINFVGIDPIKALIVTAVINGVVAVPLIFLVARIADNSEIMGEYKSGRLSNIFLWITFLFVGAAAVGMFATYFTK, from the coding sequence ATGTCGACACAAAAACATTCAAATAACGAAAATCTATTTCGCAGGTTTTTGAATATTCTCGGACCGGGGCTGATTACCGGTGCTGCGGATGATGATCCGTCGGGCATCGCAACCTACTCACAGACGGGTGCCCAGTTCGGGTACGGCCAACTCTGGATAGCCGTCTTTACGCTGCCCCTCATGACCGCCATACAGGAAGCCTGCGCGCGAATTGGCCTTGTCACCGGCAAGGGTATCGTCGCCGTAGTCAAAGAGCGCTACGGCATGAAAATGACGGTTGGCGTCGTGCTCCTCGTCCTTGTCGCAAATACGATCAATATTGGTGCGGACATCGGCGCCATGGCCGCGGCGGCTCAACTCGTCGCCCCCGTAAGCTTCGTTGTTGCGACGCTCGGCTTTACCACGATCATTCTTGTTCTAGAGATTTTCACGAGCTATCGAGTCTATGCCAAAATCCTCAAGTGGCTGGCGCTCTCCCTTCTCTCCTACGTCGTCACCGTCTTTATCGTAAATGAGCCATGGCTCACACTTTTGCGCGCAACATTTGTTCCGCATATTGAATTCAATTTTGCTTTTCTTTTCATCATTACAGGCGTCATCGGGACGACGATTTCGCCCTACATGTTCATCTGGGAAGCAAGTGAAGAGGTCGAAGACGCACGCGAGCGGCACCTTCTGCGAGGTGGGAAGCGACCGAAATTAGGCTGGTCCGATATCCGCAGAATGCGCCTGGATAATTTTATCGGTATGCTTTCTTCAAATGTCGTGAGTTGGTGCATCATTGTGACGACCGCCACCGTCCTCCACGGCAATGGCATCACAAATATCGCGACATCCGCCGACGCGGCGAAGGCTATCGAACCGCTCGTCCACTCGTTCCCGCACGCTGGACATGTCGCCAAAGTTATTTTCGCCGTGGGCGTCATAGGCCTGGGACTGTTGGCCGTTCCGGTTCTATCGGGCTCGGCGTCCTACGCGGTAGCGGAAGCTTTCAACTGGCGGGCGAGCCTCGCCTATAAACTGAATCGGGCGCATGGTTTCTACGGCGTCATCACCATTGCAACGCTGGTCGGCTTGCTGATCAATTTCGTCGGCATCGACCCGATCAAGGCATTGATTGTCACCGCGGTCATAAATGGCGTCGTCGCAGTACCGCTTATTTTTCTCGTTGCCAGGATCGCGGACAATTCGGAAATAATGGGCGAATACAAAAGCGGTCGGCTGTCGAACATATTTCTCTGGATTACGTTCCTCTTCGTGGGGGCGGCAGCCGTTGGAATGTTTGCAACCTATTTTACGAAGTAG
- a CDS encoding aldo/keto reductase, translating to MSELNAAASGTFKIGNDIVINRLGFGAMRVTGPGIWGEPTDRAEAIRTLKRLPELGVNFIDTADSYGPDVSEKLLREVLHPYEGMLIATKGGLLRPGPDIWTPDGRPEYLIQEAHKSCAQLGVTQIDLWQLHRIDPKVPRDEQFAAIKSLLADGVIRHAGLSEVTVADIEAAAKVFPVATVQNRYNLVDRGSEDVLAYCEQHGIGFIPWYPLAAGDLAKPGSLLDQIAKRQGAAPSQVALAWILKRSPVMLPIPGTSKVAHLEENVAAVKIVLSDADFAALDQEGKKHSAH from the coding sequence ATGTCCGAACTCAATGCCGCCGCATCCGGCACATTCAAAATCGGCAATGATATCGTCATCAATCGGCTCGGCTTTGGCGCCATGCGCGTGACCGGCCCTGGAATTTGGGGCGAGCCGACTGATCGCGCCGAAGCCATTCGCACGCTGAAGCGGCTTCCTGAGCTTGGGGTGAATTTCATCGACACCGCGGATTCTTATGGACCCGACGTTTCCGAGAAGCTTCTGCGCGAAGTTCTGCATCCCTATGAAGGGATGCTGATTGCCACCAAGGGTGGGCTCTTGCGTCCAGGTCCGGACATTTGGACGCCGGATGGCCGGCCGGAATATCTTATTCAGGAAGCGCATAAGAGCTGTGCGCAGCTCGGCGTCACGCAGATTGACCTTTGGCAACTCCACCGCATCGATCCCAAAGTGCCGCGCGACGAGCAATTTGCCGCGATTAAATCGCTGCTCGCCGACGGCGTGATCCGGCATGCAGGCTTGAGCGAAGTGACGGTGGCGGACATTGAAGCCGCCGCCAAAGTCTTTCCAGTTGCCACCGTGCAGAACCGTTACAATCTCGTCGATCGGGGCAGTGAGGATGTCCTTGCCTATTGCGAACAGCACGGCATCGGCTTCATCCCCTGGTATCCGCTGGCAGCCGGCGACCTGGCCAAACCCGGATCTTTGCTCGACCAAATCGCTAAGCGCCAGGGCGCAGCGCCCAGCCAAGTCGCGCTTGCCTGGATCTTGAAACGCAGCCCGGTCATGTTGCCGATTCCGGGCACGTCGAAGGTCGCACATCTCGAAGAAAATGTGGCGGCCGTAAAGATTGTGCTTTCCGATGCGGATTTTGCCGCGCTTGACCAGGAAGGTAAAAAACACTCCGCGCATTGA
- a CDS encoding FAD-dependent oxidoreductase gives MRIRVIGAGVAGLTVAFEFARRGVSVEIVERAEAAGRGCSWYAGGMVAPWCELESAEPLVAKYGVEALRYWTHTIPVATIGGSLVVAPAHDWPELARFARRTGECEEIGSNRIAMLEPDLAGRFQRALYFAREAHLDPRVALDTLVEHLIAMSNVTLRLSTDAATLRNDVDWTIDCRGYAARDELSELRGVKGEMLMLRTHDIKLSRPVRMLHPRHPVYLVPREDQSFMLGATTIENEERWRVTARSIFDLVGSACAIHPAFAEAEIVEMGADLRPAFRDNLPRIEVRGRTLFINGLYRHGFLLAPSLAWRAAEVVMNRAYYPEVMAGTTEAKWRA, from the coding sequence ATGCGTATTCGAGTGATTGGCGCCGGAGTGGCAGGGCTGACGGTGGCCTTCGAATTCGCGCGGCGCGGCGTATCAGTCGAAATCGTCGAACGGGCCGAGGCGGCGGGACGTGGCTGCTCTTGGTACGCCGGCGGAATGGTCGCCCCGTGGTGCGAACTGGAATCCGCCGAGCCGTTGGTTGCCAAATATGGCGTCGAAGCTCTTCGCTATTGGACGCACACGATACCTGTCGCGACGATTGGGGGTAGCCTCGTGGTCGCGCCGGCGCATGACTGGCCCGAACTTGCGCGCTTCGCAAGGCGTACCGGCGAATGCGAAGAGATTGGAAGCAATCGCATCGCTATGCTCGAACCAGATCTGGCAGGGCGTTTCCAGCGGGCGCTCTATTTTGCGCGCGAGGCGCACCTCGATCCGCGTGTCGCACTCGACACGCTCGTCGAGCATCTCATCGCGATGAGCAATGTCACGCTGCGCCTCTCCACCGATGCCGCGACGCTCCGCAACGATGTCGACTGGACGATCGATTGCCGTGGTTACGCGGCGCGCGATGAGCTGAGCGAGCTGCGCGGCGTGAAGGGCGAGATGCTCATGCTTCGAACCCATGACATCAAGCTCTCGCGTCCCGTCAGGATGCTGCATCCGCGCCATCCCGTCTATCTCGTCCCGCGTGAGGATCAAAGCTTCATGCTGGGCGCGACGACGATCGAGAATGAGGAGCGCTGGCGCGTCACCGCGCGTTCGATCTTCGATCTCGTCGGTTCGGCCTGCGCCATCCACCCCGCATTTGCGGAAGCCGAGATCGTCGAGATGGGCGCGGACCTTCGCCCTGCATTCCGTGACAATCTGCCACGCATCGAGGTGCGCGGCCGGACGCTCTTCATCAACGGTCTCTACCGGCATGGTTTCCTGCTCGCGCCATCGCTGGCTTGGCGCGCGGCCGAGGTCGTCATGAACCGAGCCTATTATCCGGAAGTCATGGCCGGGACGACCGAAGCGAAATGGCGCGCCTGA
- a CDS encoding DUF1328 domain-containing protein: MLKWALIFLLISIVAGVLGFSGIAAGAAVIAKVLFGITLVVFLIFLVLALMAGEALF, encoded by the coding sequence ATGTTGAAATGGGCATTAATTTTTCTTCTTATTTCGATTGTTGCGGGCGTTCTCGGATTTAGTGGTATCGCTGCGGGCGCCGCCGTGATCGCGAAAGTTCTCTTTGGAATAACGCTGGTGGTTTTTCTTATTTTCCTTGTCCTGGCTCTGATGGCCGGGGAGGCGTTGTTCTAG
- a CDS encoding glutathione-independent formaldehyde dehydrogenase has product MKGLVYCGPRDVRIVEVQDPRIEKETDALVQITTTNICGSDLHMYEGRTSVGKGKVLGHENLGKVIAAGRAVERVKVGDWVCLPFNIGCGFCKNCERGMTQACLTANPGKAGAAYGYAEMGPYEGGQAEALRVPFADFNCLVLPTDAEEKQNDYVMLSDIWPTGWHATELAGVQAGESVVIYGAGPVGLFAAYSAIIKGARDVMVVDRHPDRLRLAEQIGAIPIDDSREDPIDAVMKLTQGEGADKGCECVGWQCHDPAGHEVPNDTMNKLVQSVRPTGRLGVVGVFVPKDPKAADPMMKDGRIAFDFGLFFDKGLRMGSGQTPVKAYNRRLCDLIAAHKAQPSFLVSHELPLSAAPDAYKHFDARESGWTKVVLRPAA; this is encoded by the coding sequence ATGAAAGGTTTGGTATATTGCGGTCCGCGCGACGTGCGGATCGTCGAGGTGCAAGATCCTCGCATCGAAAAGGAGACGGACGCCCTCGTGCAAATTACCACCACGAATATTTGTGGTTCCGATTTGCACATGTATGAGGGCCGCACCAGCGTCGGCAAGGGTAAGGTGCTCGGTCATGAAAATCTTGGCAAAGTAATCGCCGCAGGACGTGCGGTCGAGCGCGTGAAGGTCGGTGATTGGGTTTGCTTACCGTTCAACATCGGTTGCGGCTTTTGCAAAAATTGCGAACGCGGCATGACGCAAGCATGCCTCACCGCAAATCCCGGCAAGGCAGGCGCAGCCTATGGCTATGCTGAGATGGGACCTTATGAGGGCGGTCAGGCCGAAGCGCTGCGGGTACCTTTCGCCGATTTCAATTGTCTCGTCCTGCCGACGGACGCCGAAGAGAAGCAGAACGATTATGTGATGCTCTCCGATATTTGGCCGACGGGTTGGCATGCGACCGAACTTGCCGGCGTTCAGGCGGGTGAGTCCGTGGTGATCTACGGGGCCGGCCCGGTCGGCCTTTTCGCCGCCTATTCCGCTATTATCAAGGGTGCAAGGGACGTGATGGTGGTCGACCGTCACCCTGATCGGCTGCGCTTGGCGGAACAAATCGGCGCTATTCCGATCGACGATTCCCGCGAAGATCCGATCGATGCGGTGATGAAACTCACGCAAGGTGAAGGCGCCGACAAGGGCTGTGAATGCGTCGGTTGGCAATGTCATGATCCGGCTGGTCACGAAGTGCCGAATGACACGATGAACAAGCTCGTGCAATCGGTACGTCCGACGGGCCGGCTCGGTGTCGTAGGCGTCTTCGTGCCGAAGGATCCAAAGGCGGCCGATCCGATGATGAAGGATGGTCGGATCGCCTTCGATTTCGGCCTTTTCTTCGACAAAGGGCTACGCATGGGGTCGGGCCAAACGCCGGTCAAAGCATATAATCGGCGGCTCTGCGATCTCATCGCGGCGCACAAAGCGCAGCCATCGTTTCTCGTCTCGCATGAGTTGCCATTGAGCGCGGCGCCCGATGCATACAAGCACTTCGATGCGCGCGAAAGCGGCTGGACAAAAGTGGTGCTGCGACCCGCAGCATAA
- a CDS encoding Ku protein, protein MALISFWKGYLKLSLVTCPVAMTPAFTQGEKIRFHTLNRATGHRVQARYIDAETDQPVEPDAQVKGYQTDDGVFIPLEDEELGAVALESTRTIDLKMFVPKDSVEWIWYDQPYFLLPDDSVGEEAFAVIRQAMAATGTVGISRLVLYRCERALLLEPRDRGIVVWTLRYGDEIRDQQAYFDGIKTDVEPKLLSLVTTLIEKNRRAWDPTLVRDPVQEQLLDIIASKKKGKRFPKAEAHAATPGNVVNILDALRKSLKEEKDTSNGGQRR, encoded by the coding sequence ATGGCACTCATCTCGTTCTGGAAAGGTTATTTAAAGCTGTCGCTCGTGACCTGTCCGGTCGCTATGACGCCGGCGTTCACGCAAGGCGAGAAAATTCGCTTCCACACGTTGAACCGAGCCACAGGTCATCGCGTCCAAGCTCGTTACATCGACGCTGAAACGGATCAGCCGGTCGAGCCTGACGCTCAAGTCAAGGGCTATCAGACCGACGATGGCGTCTTCATCCCTCTGGAAGATGAAGAGCTTGGGGCGGTCGCGCTGGAGAGCACCCGCACAATCGATCTCAAAATGTTCGTACCGAAGGATTCGGTTGAATGGATATGGTATGATCAACCTTATTTCCTCTTGCCGGACGACTCCGTCGGTGAGGAAGCATTCGCTGTCATCCGCCAAGCGATGGCGGCAACTGGCACAGTTGGTATTTCGCGCCTCGTTCTTTATCGGTGCGAACGAGCATTGCTGCTTGAGCCGCGCGATCGCGGCATCGTGGTCTGGACTCTGCGCTATGGCGACGAAATTCGTGATCAGCAGGCCTATTTCGATGGGATCAAAACCGACGTCGAGCCAAAGCTTTTGTCTTTGGTGACGACTCTCATCGAAAAGAACAGGCGGGCTTGGGACCCTACCCTGGTGCGCGATCCGGTGCAGGAGCAACTTCTCGACATCATAGCATCGAAGAAAAAAGGCAAGCGCTTTCCCAAAGCCGAGGCCCACGCAGCGACCCCGGGCAATGTCGTCAACATCTTGGACGCATTGCGCAAAAGCCTAAAGGAAGAGAAAGACACTTCGAACGGCGGTCAGCGACGATAG
- a CDS encoding Ku protein, which translates to MAPRANWKGFLKLAELSFPVSLYSAVSGNERLAFHMINRETGHRLRRRFVDEETEEAVAKEDLVKGYEISAGQYVMLEPEEIAAVIPESDKTLSIEAFIDCDEIDDLYFDRPYYLAPSDAPAEEGFALLHEGMRKKKVGALARAVLFRRFRTMLIRPHEQGFIATTLNFDYEVRSAEAAFADIPEREIEGEMLDLAKHIIETKRDHFDPRSFEDRYEAGLAELVRAKQEGKPIDLPKPAGEAKIIDLMEALRRSARAIDAGAARAKGRADSAHGRKSSPAKKAAVKKAAGKKAPAKKAAAKAAARRGSSANAARRRKRA; encoded by the coding sequence ATGGCGCCGCGGGCAAATTGGAAGGGCTTTCTCAAACTGGCAGAGCTGTCTTTCCCGGTCTCGCTCTATAGTGCCGTTTCGGGCAATGAGCGCCTTGCTTTTCATATGATCAACCGCGAAACCGGCCATCGCCTCCGGCGTCGGTTCGTCGACGAGGAGACGGAGGAAGCCGTCGCCAAGGAGGATCTGGTGAAGGGCTATGAGATTTCCGCAGGCCAATATGTCATGCTGGAGCCAGAGGAAATCGCCGCGGTCATCCCTGAGAGCGATAAGACGTTGAGCATCGAGGCCTTCATCGATTGCGACGAAATCGACGATCTCTATTTCGATCGGCCTTATTATCTGGCTCCGAGCGATGCCCCGGCCGAAGAGGGGTTCGCGCTGCTCCACGAAGGAATGCGCAAGAAGAAGGTGGGGGCGCTGGCGCGTGCCGTTCTCTTTCGTCGCTTTCGGACAATGTTGATCAGGCCGCATGAGCAGGGGTTCATCGCAACCACATTGAATTTCGATTATGAGGTTCGTTCCGCCGAAGCGGCCTTTGCCGACATTCCCGAACGCGAGATCGAAGGCGAGATGCTGGATCTTGCCAAACATATTATCGAAACGAAACGCGACCATTTCGACCCGCGTAGTTTTGAAGATCGCTATGAAGCCGGTTTGGCGGAACTCGTGCGTGCGAAGCAGGAAGGCAAGCCCATCGATTTGCCGAAGCCGGCGGGCGAGGCAAAAATCATCGATCTCATGGAGGCGCTGCGTCGAAGTGCCAGAGCCATCGATGCGGGTGCGGCGCGTGCGAAGGGCCGCGCCGATTCCGCGCATGGACGAAAATCTTCGCCAGCCAAGAAAGCTGCCGTTAAAAAAGCGGCTGGCAAAAAAGCGCCGGCTAAGAAAGCCGCCGCCAAAGCAGCGGCGAGGCGTGGTTCGTCCGCCAATGCCGCGCGGCGGCGCAAGAGGGCCTGA